The DNA window ACGGATCTTTACTTGCTGTTCCCGGGCTTTCTTGATGTGTTTTCCAATCCTTTTGGAAAGACCGCGTTGGCTGTTTTAAGCGCTTATCCTTCGCCTAAGGATGTTCTAAATGCAGACCCTCAGCAGTTGCTTGAGCTCATTTCCAAAAGCGGCAGAAAAGGCGAGAAGTGGTCAGCCAAAAAAGCTCTGCAACTTCTTGAAACAGCACAGCTTTCTTTGAGTATGCCAAATGAATTCGCTCTGCTTGACTCCAAAATAAGATTCCATCTTGATGGAATCGACAGCTTTAAAAAGTGTCTTAATGCTATAGAATCACAGTTGCACACTATCATCGACTCAAGCGACTTTCCTGACACCGCTCGAAAGCACATCGAGCTTTTGGATCAAATGCCTGGCGTAGGCTTTATCAGTGCGGTCACTCTGATCGCGGAAATCAACGATTTCAGCCTATTCAAGTCTCCAAAGGCCTTTACAGCTTTCTTTGGCATAGATCCATCAGTCAATCAGTCGGGCAAGTTCACTGGCGACCGCAACAGGATTTCTAAACGAGGCACCCGCATTGGCAGAAGAGTTCTCTTCACAATGGCTCTGTCCTCAATAAGAACCACCAGAAACGGCGATTCCATAAATCCGATTCTTCGCGACTACTATTTGAAAAAATGTGTCAGCAAGAAGAAAAAGGTGGCCCTTATAGCCGTTATGCATAAGTTGCTCCACTACATTTTTGCGGTTCTTCGTGACTTAAAACCGTTTGAATTTAGAAGCCCGCAGGAGCACCAAGCATGGAGAAACAACAAGCTTCAAACTGCACCAAAACATGTTGCTTAAAAATTGCTAAAATGTAGCTTCTCCAAGGTCATTGTTCGGATTTTTCAATGGCTTGGTTTCTCATACTCTTTTTTAAGATTGAAAATTTCTAAAGAAAATCAATCAGATTTATTGACTTTTATTAGCTGGTCTAAATCAGATTCAACAATAAATCTACTCTCGATATATTCATATATATAAATTACATCCATGTTTATCGATGTCACATTTATAGCATAACAACCATATTGAATGTTGTCAATGTGGTTGTTATGCTTTTTCTATCTATTTCAGTTTTTCGCTGTAGCGATGTGTATCCTCCAGTATCATTTCCTTAACCTTCATAAGCCTCACCTGATTGCTCCGCTCATTCTCATCTAGCTTCATTGTTATTAGCCTAATGTTGCTTTGCATTTCCGGAATCATGAAATATTCCAGAGCATTGACTCTTCGCCTTGTCTTTTCTATTTCTGCCGCAAGCAACTGACATGATTTTTCAACCTGTGCCAGGCGGAGCATGTCGGCAAGGTTGTCCTGGAGCAACTTAATGCCACAGTCAAGATCAGCGGAGGTAAATGCAAATCCGTATGGATAGATGCTACTTTTATCCGGCGTTCTTTCTTGAATGTCAAAAACAGGAATGCTAACACCCATTACATTATTTGCTTTTAAATCAAGAGCGACTTCCTGCATCGACACCATAACAGCTACGTCTGCAGCCTCACGCGGCATTGAAGCGCTGGCGAATGCAAGATGGCTGTTCGCCGATGAAATTGCCTCATCCACCTTTTCGCGCAGTTTCTTGTTTTCTCGGACAAGCTCCATGAACTGCTGCATGAGTTCATCCCTCTTGTCCTTCAGCAGGCGGTGGCCTCGAATTGCAGCCGCCAGTTTTTTCTTGAGCCTGTTAAGTTCCATGCGCGTCGGGTTGACACGTTTTCCCGGCATTAAATCAGCCTCCTTTCTGGGCTACTGCTCGCTGTAATATGTGTCTATATATTCGTCTTTTATTCTCTTAAGTTCAGATCTGGGTAGTATGGAAAGCAGTCCCCACCCTATATCCAGCGTTTCTTCGATGCTTCTGTTGCTTCCATAGCCCTGGGACACATATTTTTGCTCAAATTCATCGACAAACTTGGCATAGAGCCTGTCTATGTCTGTTAGCGCAGCTTCACCAAGCACAACCATCAGCTCCTTGGCTTCCGTCCCCCTTGCATAAGCGGAAAACAGCT is part of the Peptoclostridium acidaminophilum DSM 3953 genome and encodes:
- a CDS encoding IS110 family RNA-guided transposase, giving the protein MSQFLNDFVVGIDVSSEFSVVAMIAPSGELIRKPFRIDHNPAGFNKLLEILKKEEERLKRKPIYFVESTGIFHLPLFFFLRSNDLKGFVLNPLCVHSTKNFDIRKVKNDNKDAEAIARLAKYQDVKFSMMPEPQILALRMMVREYYSRCDMLTEMKNRLCTDLYLLFPGFLDVFSNPFGKTALAVLSAYPSPKDVLNADPQQLLELISKSGRKGEKWSAKKALQLLETAQLSLSMPNEFALLDSKIRFHLDGIDSFKKCLNAIESQLHTIIDSSDFPDTARKHIELLDQMPGVGFISAVTLIAEINDFSLFKSPKAFTAFFGIDPSVNQSGKFTGDRNRISKRGTRIGRRVLFTMALSSIRTTRNGDSINPILRDYYLKKCVSKKKKVALIAVMHKLLHYIFAVLRDLKPFEFRSPQEHQAWRNNKLQTAPKHVA
- a CDS encoding V-type ATP synthase subunit D; translation: MPGKRVNPTRMELNRLKKKLAAAIRGHRLLKDKRDELMQQFMELVRENKKLREKVDEAISSANSHLAFASASMPREAADVAVMVSMQEVALDLKANNVMGVSIPVFDIQERTPDKSSIYPYGFAFTSADLDCGIKLLQDNLADMLRLAQVEKSCQLLAAEIEKTRRRVNALEYFMIPEMQSNIRLITMKLDENERSNQVRLMKVKEMILEDTHRYSEKLK